In Actinoplanes derwentensis, the following proteins share a genomic window:
- a CDS encoding LLM class flavin-dependent oxidoreductase: protein MRIGIVILPDQRWAESSRRWRLADEWGFDHAWTYDHLGWRDLVDGPWFDAVPTLTAAATVTSRIRLGTYVATPNFRHPVHFARETTALDDISGGRLILGLGAGGIGFDSAVLGQPELTPRARVDRFAEFLELLDLILRQPATTWSGSWYSAVDARSIPGPIQEPRPPFVVAANGPRAMRLAARHGDGWVTTGPQADTAEQWWQAVAEISDRFATACDAVDRRPDSVDRYLNLDTSPIFSMSSPEAFTDAVGRAAALGFTDVITHWPRKSSWYTGDEKVLEAVAAELPRIRADFGSRQPDLGSLRPDFG from the coding sequence ATGCGAATCGGCATCGTGATCCTTCCCGACCAGCGCTGGGCCGAGTCGAGCCGGCGGTGGCGGCTCGCGGACGAGTGGGGCTTCGACCACGCCTGGACCTACGACCACTTGGGCTGGCGCGACCTCGTCGACGGCCCGTGGTTCGACGCGGTCCCCACCCTGACGGCGGCCGCCACGGTCACCTCCCGGATCCGGCTCGGGACCTACGTGGCCACCCCGAACTTCCGGCACCCGGTGCACTTCGCGCGGGAGACCACCGCCCTGGACGACATCTCCGGCGGGCGGCTGATCCTCGGGCTGGGCGCCGGCGGCATCGGGTTCGACTCGGCGGTCCTCGGCCAGCCGGAGCTGACCCCGCGCGCCCGCGTCGACCGATTCGCCGAATTCCTGGAACTCCTCGACCTGATCCTGCGGCAGCCAGCGACCACCTGGTCGGGGAGCTGGTATTCAGCTGTCGACGCCCGCAGCATCCCCGGCCCGATCCAAGAACCGCGGCCGCCGTTCGTGGTCGCCGCCAACGGGCCCCGGGCGATGCGCCTGGCCGCCCGGCACGGCGACGGCTGGGTCACCACCGGACCACAGGCCGACACGGCCGAACAATGGTGGCAGGCGGTCGCCGAGATCAGCGACCGGTTCGCCACCGCGTGCGACGCGGTGGACCGCCGGCCGGACTCGGTGGACCGTTATCTGAACCTCGACACGTCGCCGATTTTCTCGATGAGCAGCCCCGAAGCCTTCACCGACGCGGTCGGCCGGGCCGCCGCACTCGGGTTCACCGACGTCATCACGCACTGGCCCCGGAAGTCGAGCTGGTACACCGGCGACGAGAAAGTCCTGGAAGCCGTGGCGGCGGAACTGCCTCGAATCCGGGCGGATTTCGGCAGCCGCCAGCCGGATCTCGGCAGCCTTCGGCCGGATTTCGGGTAA
- the fgd gene encoding glucose-6-phosphate dehydrogenase (coenzyme-F420): protein MIRFGYKASAEQFAPAELLKYGILAEEVGFDSVFVSDHLQPWRHDGGHAPAALPWLGALAARTERVLIGTSVLTPTFRYHPAVVAQAFATLGCLAPGRAILGVGSGESLNEVLLGTQWPDGKERFARLKEAVLLIKKLWAEDRVTFEGQFYKTENATIYDKPEQTVPIYIGASGPAATRLAGRIADGFITTSGKGHGLYTDTLLPAVNEGAEKAGRKIDDVDLLIEVKVSFDDDIERARNDTHYWGALALSPEEKTGVEDPIEMQRLADALTVERTATRWIVSSDPAEHVAKVKEYLDMGFKHLVFHAPGPDQERFMRLYAEQILPELRSRS, encoded by the coding sequence ATGATTCGGTTCGGGTACAAGGCGTCGGCGGAGCAGTTCGCGCCGGCTGAACTGCTCAAGTACGGCATTCTCGCGGAGGAGGTGGGCTTCGACTCGGTCTTCGTCAGCGACCACCTGCAACCGTGGCGGCATGACGGCGGTCATGCTCCGGCGGCGCTGCCGTGGCTGGGGGCGCTCGCCGCGCGGACCGAGCGGGTGCTGATCGGCACCAGCGTCCTGACGCCGACCTTCCGCTACCACCCGGCCGTGGTCGCGCAGGCCTTCGCCACGCTCGGCTGCCTCGCGCCGGGCCGCGCCATCCTCGGCGTCGGCTCCGGCGAGTCGCTCAACGAGGTGCTGCTCGGCACCCAGTGGCCGGACGGCAAGGAGCGGTTCGCCCGGCTCAAGGAGGCGGTCCTGCTGATCAAGAAGCTGTGGGCCGAGGACCGGGTGACCTTCGAGGGGCAGTTCTACAAGACCGAGAACGCCACCATCTATGACAAGCCCGAGCAGACAGTGCCGATCTACATCGGGGCCTCCGGGCCGGCCGCCACCCGGCTGGCCGGGCGGATCGCCGACGGGTTCATCACCACCAGCGGCAAGGGCCACGGGCTCTACACCGACACGCTTCTCCCGGCTGTCAACGAGGGCGCCGAGAAGGCCGGTCGCAAGATCGACGACGTGGACCTGCTGATCGAGGTCAAGGTGTCGTTCGACGACGACATCGAGCGGGCCCGCAACGACACCCACTACTGGGGTGCGCTCGCGCTCTCGCCCGAGGAGAAGACCGGCGTCGAGGACCCGATCGAGATGCAGCGGCTCGCCGACGCCCTCACGGTCGAGCGGACCGCCACCCGGTGGATCGTCTCGTCCGACCCGGCCGAGCACGTGGCCAAGGTCAAGGAGTACCTGGACATGGGCTTCAAGCACCTGGTCTTCCACGCGCCCGGCCCGGACCAGGAGCGATTCATGCGCCTGTACGCGGAGCAGATCCTGCCGGAGCTGCGTTCCCGGTCCTGA
- a CDS encoding GNAT family N-acetyltransferase gives MASADEVRLIAGWVAAEGWYPGDGDETILHVADPGGFLVGRLDGQPITSISAVRQGSERGFLGLHLTIPEFRGQGYGQRIWQAGMSRLTGRVVGLDGTVAQQENFRKSGFRDAWLTVRYQGELSGAQRTAGLEIADARSVGFDELARYDRRFFPAERDAFLSLWITTSGRRAVVARRAGSVVGFAVRRPAGDVDRIGPLFADSPEIAESLLAALAESVGGAVPVLLDVPSVNRPANELAERAGLKESSRTTRMYTGDAPETGRAGIYGVTTLELG, from the coding sequence GTGGCTAGCGCGGACGAGGTACGGCTGATCGCCGGATGGGTGGCGGCCGAGGGCTGGTATCCGGGGGACGGCGACGAGACGATCCTGCATGTCGCGGATCCGGGCGGGTTTCTCGTCGGGCGGCTGGACGGGCAGCCCATCACGTCGATCTCCGCGGTACGGCAGGGCAGTGAGCGCGGATTCCTCGGGCTGCACCTGACGATCCCGGAGTTCCGCGGGCAGGGGTACGGGCAGCGGATCTGGCAGGCCGGGATGAGTCGCCTGACCGGCCGGGTCGTCGGTCTCGACGGGACGGTCGCCCAACAGGAGAACTTTCGGAAGTCCGGGTTCCGGGACGCCTGGCTGACCGTTCGTTATCAGGGCGAACTGAGCGGGGCGCAGCGGACCGCCGGCCTGGAGATCGCCGACGCCCGCAGTGTCGGGTTCGACGAGCTGGCCCGGTACGACCGGCGGTTCTTCCCGGCCGAACGGGACGCCTTCCTCTCCCTGTGGATCACCACGTCCGGGCGGCGGGCGGTGGTGGCCCGGCGGGCCGGTTCGGTGGTCGGGTTCGCGGTACGGCGGCCGGCCGGGGACGTGGACCGGATCGGGCCGCTCTTCGCCGACTCACCGGAGATCGCCGAGAGTCTGCTGGCGGCGCTGGCCGAGTCGGTCGGCGGAGCGGTTCCGGTGCTGCTCGACGTGCCGTCGGTGAACCGGCCGGCGAACGAACTGGCCGAGCGGGCCGGGCTCAAGGAGTCCTCACGGACGACGCGGATGTACACCGGTGACGCTCCGGAGACCGGCCGCGCCGGGATCTACGGAGTGACCACGCTCGAACTGGGCTGA
- a CDS encoding ATP-binding protein yields MRMSVRLNLPREVDSVPAVRRLLRCALTILRVDRQAGADLEIALTEACANVVTHATGTDSFEVHLEVAENHCAIDVVDEGSGFDPAAEASPSPTSERGRGLFLIRALGENVRMYSSPRTGSLIHFEKSFA; encoded by the coding sequence ATGCGCATGTCGGTTCGCCTGAATCTGCCCCGTGAGGTGGATAGTGTGCCCGCTGTGCGACGGCTGTTGCGATGCGCGCTGACGATCCTGCGAGTGGATCGCCAGGCCGGCGCCGATCTGGAGATCGCCCTCACCGAGGCGTGCGCCAACGTGGTGACTCACGCCACCGGGACCGACAGCTTCGAGGTCCACCTCGAAGTGGCGGAGAACCACTGCGCCATCGACGTGGTCGACGAGGGTTCGGGATTCGACCCGGCCGCGGAAGCGAGCCCCTCACCGACGAGTGAGCGGGGACGCGGGCTCTTCCTGATCAGGGCGCTGGGCGAGAACGTGCGGATGTACTCCAGCCCGCGCACCGGAAGCCTGATCCACTTCGAGAAGTCCTTCGCCTAG
- a CDS encoding glycosyltransferase, with protein MSVVIPVAPGPDEHLPVLVAALPPVHEVIVVVGPGEDVVRVLPRDARVIRQTRTGHGNALACGVAVATGEVIVTLPGDGSGDPADLSRLVEALRVDADVAEAIRPAGRLGLVLLWFMNVLLGCRPGGSTTGYRAFWRRHTGRIGLPRVAGIEPARGDGSDGEPLVAVRTRAAGLRVAEVPVSGRPRTDLVAGWRAVTGEWWARRRDRRVPTAESFLVMTGGPVRPIPAPIVTGPGATVPRGREQRFSDFRSSGAPINIPRGAAAERQIFEQALPRWPAPNRATEARLAPLNSSGLNSRGGLNNSGIGISQPAGAVYNRRRWRDDHDVTRPRTQGRPNLRVINGEGGDSGGGRGHLRSV; from the coding sequence GTGAGCGTCGTGATCCCGGTCGCGCCAGGCCCGGACGAACACCTGCCGGTTCTGGTCGCCGCGCTGCCCCCGGTCCACGAGGTGATCGTGGTGGTCGGGCCGGGCGAGGACGTCGTCCGGGTCCTGCCCCGCGACGCTCGGGTGATCCGGCAGACCCGCACCGGCCACGGCAACGCCCTGGCCTGCGGGGTCGCCGTCGCGACCGGCGAGGTGATCGTGACCCTGCCCGGCGACGGTTCCGGTGACCCGGCCGACCTGTCCCGCCTGGTCGAGGCGCTTCGGGTGGACGCCGACGTCGCCGAGGCGATCCGGCCCGCCGGACGGCTCGGCCTGGTCCTGCTCTGGTTCATGAACGTGCTGCTCGGCTGCCGACCGGGCGGCTCCACCACCGGATACCGGGCGTTCTGGCGCCGGCACACCGGCCGCATCGGGCTGCCGCGGGTCGCCGGGATCGAACCGGCCCGCGGTGACGGCTCCGACGGTGAGCCGCTGGTCGCCGTCCGGACCCGGGCGGCCGGGCTGCGAGTGGCCGAGGTGCCGGTCAGCGGCCGCCCCCGGACCGATCTCGTCGCCGGGTGGCGCGCGGTGACCGGCGAATGGTGGGCGCGGCGCCGGGACCGGCGGGTGCCGACCGCGGAGAGTTTCCTGGTGATGACCGGCGGGCCGGTCCGCCCGATCCCGGCCCCGATCGTCACCGGCCCGGGCGCTACCGTTCCGCGCGGCCGGGAGCAGCGTTTCAGCGATTTCCGGTCGTCCGGTGCACCGATCAACATCCCGCGCGGCGCCGCGGCCGAACGGCAGATCTTCGAGCAGGCCCTGCCGCGCTGGCCGGCGCCCAACCGGGCCACCGAAGCCCGCCTCGCCCCCCTGAACAGCAGCGGCCTGAACAGCAGGGGCGGTCTGAACAACAGTGGCATCGGGATCAGCCAACCGGCGGGGGCGGTCTACAACCGGCGGCGCTGGCGGGACGACCACGACGTCACCCGGCCGCGGACCCAGGGCCGGCCCAACCTACGGGTGATCAACGGTGAGGGTGGCGACTCGGGAGGCGGCCGGGGGCATCTGCGTTCGGTCTGA
- a CDS encoding histone-like nucleoid-structuring protein Lsr2, whose amino-acid sequence MARQVITTLIDDLDGKKADRTVEFSLDGVSFTIDLSEANAGKLRKALDPFISAGTRLGRTTSGRIPPRGAAPVRTAGSRDENRLIREWATRNGHKISERGRIPAEVSGAYRAAHGR is encoded by the coding sequence ATGGCGCGGCAGGTAATCACTACCCTGATCGACGATCTGGACGGCAAGAAGGCGGATCGGACGGTCGAGTTCAGTCTCGATGGCGTCAGCTTCACGATCGACCTTTCCGAGGCCAATGCCGGAAAGCTGCGTAAGGCTCTGGACCCGTTCATCAGCGCGGGCACCCGTCTGGGCCGCACCACATCGGGCCGAATCCCGCCGCGTGGCGCGGCACCGGTCCGCACCGCGGGTTCTCGTGACGAGAACCGGCTGATCCGTGAGTGGGCGACCCGCAACGGGCACAAGATCTCTGAGCGGGGCCGCATTCCGGCCGAGGTCAGCGGCGCCTACCGGGCGGCGCACGGCCGCTGA
- a CDS encoding PP2C family protein-serine/threonine phosphatase, whose translation MSDKPVPLGSLLRAAPPDRLPETTTEHLRRQYSAESVDILVPDLTGTRLLPLLSPGEPPADQAMRCFASQRPGTEQHPAGAARLHLPLSCWGERLGVLRLELPASPGGETLERLEADTDDLAVAMRAAADVTDRYRRIQRRARLTMAAELQWDLLPGRSLGDDRFLVAGQLEPAYDVHGDHFDWALDGDRLTLTVLNGHGYGIEAAMLTSLAVNAMRNARRFGADIVEQAELASDAVHSRYGGDAHAATLLLEIDLVSGEVAAVDAGSPHCLIARGGETERVPLEQQLPLGMFGEAHYEIQRFTLEPGDRMLVVSDGVHAAAPGDLPRYGESALFSALRRTRLQPATEAVGTVMRGLREYHVGNEPEDDAVMVCLDWRR comes from the coding sequence ATGTCCGATAAGCCGGTCCCCCTCGGCTCCCTGTTGAGGGCCGCGCCACCCGATCGTCTGCCTGAGACCACCACCGAACACCTGCGCCGGCAGTACTCGGCCGAGAGTGTCGACATTCTCGTGCCCGACCTGACCGGCACCCGGCTGCTGCCCCTGCTGTCTCCCGGTGAGCCCCCTGCCGACCAGGCGATGCGCTGCTTCGCCAGCCAGCGCCCCGGCACCGAGCAGCACCCGGCCGGCGCGGCCCGGCTGCATCTGCCGCTGAGCTGCTGGGGCGAACGGCTCGGCGTGCTGCGCCTGGAACTGCCCGCCTCACCCGGCGGCGAGACCCTCGAACGCCTCGAAGCCGACACCGACGACCTGGCCGTCGCGATGCGCGCGGCCGCCGACGTCACCGACCGGTACCGCCGGATCCAGCGCCGGGCCCGCCTCACCATGGCCGCCGAACTCCAGTGGGACCTCCTGCCCGGCCGCTCGCTCGGCGACGACCGGTTCCTGGTCGCCGGACAGCTCGAACCGGCGTACGACGTGCACGGCGACCACTTCGACTGGGCCCTCGACGGCGACCGGCTGACCCTGACCGTGCTCAACGGGCACGGCTACGGCATCGAGGCGGCGATGCTGACCTCACTGGCCGTCAACGCCATGCGCAACGCCCGCCGCTTCGGCGCCGACATCGTCGAGCAGGCCGAACTGGCCTCCGACGCGGTGCACTCCCGGTACGGCGGCGACGCGCACGCGGCCACCCTCCTACTGGAGATCGACCTGGTCAGCGGCGAGGTGGCAGCGGTCGACGCGGGCTCGCCGCACTGCCTGATCGCCCGGGGCGGCGAGACCGAGCGGGTTCCGCTGGAACAGCAGTTGCCGCTCGGCATGTTCGGTGAGGCCCACTACGAGATCCAGCGGTTCACCCTCGAACCCGGCGACCGGATGCTCGTCGTCAGCGACGGCGTGCACGCGGCCGCGCCCGGCGACCTCCCCCGGTACGGCGAATCCGCCCTGTTCAGCGCGCTTCGCCGGACACGGCTGCAGCCCGCCACAGAAGCGGTCGGTACGGTGATGCGGGGCCTGCGTGAGTACCACGTGGGCAACGAACCTGAGGACGACGCGGTCATGGTCTGCCTGGACTGGCGGCGCTGA
- a CDS encoding MarR family winged helix-turn-helix transcriptional regulator has product MERATEVAAAVESSVDALVAVLERARLAQQPSIPPAQLRVLTIVAANRHTNMSRLAEALDVVPSSASRLCDRLEATGLLRRVADPRDRREVRLLLTSASRRLLADLQERRRDALAEVLEKMPAAARQDLLRALQAFEAAAAPGRPGEADRRTA; this is encoded by the coding sequence ATGGAGCGTGCCACCGAGGTCGCCGCGGCTGTCGAGTCGTCGGTTGACGCGCTGGTGGCTGTCCTCGAACGGGCCAGGCTGGCGCAGCAGCCCTCGATCCCGCCCGCCCAACTCCGGGTGCTGACCATCGTCGCGGCCAACCGGCACACCAACATGAGCCGGCTGGCCGAGGCACTCGACGTGGTGCCCTCCTCGGCAAGCCGCCTCTGCGACCGGCTGGAGGCCACCGGCCTGCTGCGCCGGGTCGCCGACCCCCGGGACCGGCGTGAGGTCCGGCTGCTGCTCACCTCGGCGTCCCGTCGGCTCCTCGCCGACCTCCAGGAGCGCCGCCGGGACGCCCTGGCCGAAGTGCTGGAGAAGATGCCGGCCGCCGCCCGGCAGGACCTGCTGCGGGCCTTGCAGGCCTTCGAGGCGGCCGCGGCACCCGGCCGGCCCGGTGAGGCCGACCGCCGGACCGCCTGA
- a CDS encoding sigma-70 family RNA polymerase sigma factor: protein MTSTVMTAADLIADTASATPVLTVREQEDLIRQHMPLVGHLVRDMLSRIPNHIHRDDLTSAGLHALVTAARGWDPQRGVPFHRFAGTRIRGALLDELRALDWATRSVRSKARNTDVTRQQLTTTLGRTPTPEELAQALGTTTTDLHQTDTDVQRATVLSLQGFTTSSADDLVTEREPGPEEMLLRREQIGYLHHAISSLPERLATVVTEYFLHERPMAEIADDLGVTESRVSQLRAEALSLLKDGLNTHLNPEMAPIPDNPESITARRRASYYANIASNTTMRSRLAMTNAHGHTAFGNGRKTAAAAA, encoded by the coding sequence ATGACCAGCACCGTGATGACCGCTGCCGACCTCATCGCCGACACCGCCTCCGCCACGCCGGTGCTCACCGTGCGGGAGCAGGAGGACCTGATCCGCCAGCACATGCCGCTGGTCGGCCACCTGGTGCGGGACATGTTGAGCCGGATCCCCAACCACATCCACCGCGACGACCTGACCAGCGCCGGCCTGCACGCCCTGGTCACCGCCGCCCGCGGCTGGGACCCGCAGCGCGGCGTCCCGTTCCACCGCTTCGCCGGCACCCGGATCCGCGGCGCTCTGCTCGACGAGCTGCGCGCGCTGGACTGGGCGACCCGCTCGGTGCGGTCCAAGGCCCGCAACACCGACGTCACCCGTCAGCAGCTCACCACCACGCTGGGCCGCACGCCCACGCCGGAGGAGCTGGCCCAGGCCCTCGGTACCACCACGACCGACCTGCACCAGACCGACACCGACGTGCAGCGCGCCACCGTACTGTCGCTGCAGGGTTTCACCACCAGCAGCGCCGACGACCTGGTCACCGAGCGTGAGCCCGGCCCGGAGGAGATGCTGCTGCGCCGGGAGCAGATCGGTTACCTGCACCACGCGATCAGCTCGTTGCCGGAGCGCCTGGCGACCGTCGTGACCGAGTACTTCCTGCACGAGCGCCCGATGGCCGAGATCGCCGACGACCTCGGGGTCACCGAGTCGCGCGTCTCGCAGCTGCGCGCCGAGGCGCTGTCGCTGCTCAAGGACGGCCTCAACACCCACCTCAACCCGGAGATGGCGCCGATCCCGGACAACCCGGAGAGCATCACGGCCCGTCGCCGAGCCAGCTACTACGCCAACATCGCCAGCAACACCACCATGCGCAGCCGCCTGGCGATGACCAACGCGCACGGTCACACCGCGTTCGGCAACGGCCGCAAGACGGCCGCCGCTGCCGCCTGA
- a CDS encoding sigma-70 family RNA polymerase sigma factor has product MAAQPDIATVTAARAGDPVAIDRLVAGYLPLVYTIVGRALEGHADVDDVVQEVMIRVLRNLGELRDPAAFRSWLVAITVRQVRERFRGRPPAEPLDPDLRDPGADFTDLAITRLELSGQRRETAEATRWLDEENRELLALWWLEASGELTRDEIVEASGLSRPHAAVRIQRMKAQLETARAVVRALQPPRCPELAAVLMDFDGRPGALWRKRIARHTRECRQCAPVWQDMVEAERLLAGMALVPLPLGLGSAFGDFTINTVAGGTPTQAAAGTKAGAVLMPKLLAGVLATAAVAGAGAIVMAYREPAEPSVPAAVVAPQTSAPASSPAPVASAPASIAPSPSRPVSPSATRKVTPPAVATASAKKGVGVWRFTGSKGALSDVGAAWYYDWAPHDDEVPGPAGVEFVPMIWGAKDVTDATLKKAKAEGDVLLGFNEPDLAEQSNMSVEAALDAWPRLEETGMRLVSPAVAFGGDTPGGWLDRFMTGAKAKGLTVDAIALHWYGSDFSAASVNQFLGYVDAVHQRYGKPIWITEFGLMNFGGAPKYPSDAQKVRFIKGATTGLEKRSYVERYAWFGLPAVGDSVDFGLYRDGGSPTEAGRAYREAG; this is encoded by the coding sequence ATGGCGGCACAACCCGACATCGCGACCGTGACGGCCGCGCGGGCCGGCGATCCGGTGGCGATCGACCGGCTCGTCGCCGGCTATCTGCCGCTGGTCTACACGATCGTCGGCCGGGCCCTGGAAGGGCACGCGGACGTCGACGACGTGGTGCAGGAGGTGATGATCCGGGTCCTGCGTAACCTCGGCGAGCTGCGCGACCCGGCGGCCTTCCGCTCCTGGCTGGTCGCGATCACCGTGCGCCAGGTTCGGGAGCGGTTCCGCGGGCGGCCCCCGGCGGAGCCCCTGGACCCGGATCTGCGCGATCCCGGCGCCGACTTCACCGACCTGGCGATCACCCGGCTCGAACTCTCCGGCCAGCGCCGGGAGACCGCCGAGGCGACCCGCTGGCTGGACGAGGAGAACCGGGAGCTGCTCGCGCTCTGGTGGCTGGAGGCGTCCGGCGAACTCACCCGGGACGAGATCGTCGAGGCGTCCGGGCTCAGCCGGCCGCACGCCGCGGTCCGGATCCAGCGGATGAAGGCCCAGCTCGAGACGGCCCGCGCGGTGGTCCGGGCGCTGCAACCGCCCCGTTGCCCGGAGCTGGCCGCCGTCCTCATGGACTTCGACGGCCGTCCCGGCGCGCTCTGGCGCAAACGGATCGCCCGGCACACCCGCGAGTGCCGGCAGTGCGCGCCGGTCTGGCAGGACATGGTCGAGGCGGAGCGGTTGCTGGCCGGCATGGCGCTGGTCCCGCTGCCGCTCGGCCTCGGCTCCGCCTTCGGCGACTTCACGATCAACACCGTTGCGGGTGGTACGCCCACCCAGGCCGCCGCCGGCACCAAGGCGGGTGCTGTGCTGATGCCGAAGCTTCTCGCCGGAGTGCTCGCCACGGCCGCGGTCGCGGGTGCTGGTGCGATCGTCATGGCGTACCGGGAACCGGCGGAGCCCTCCGTGCCGGCCGCCGTGGTGGCCCCGCAGACCTCGGCCCCCGCATCGTCGCCGGCCCCGGTGGCGTCCGCCCCGGCCTCGATCGCCCCCTCGCCGTCCCGTCCCGTCTCGCCCTCCGCGACCCGGAAGGTGACGCCGCCCGCCGTGGCCACCGCATCGGCGAAGAAGGGTGTCGGCGTCTGGAGGTTCACCGGCTCGAAGGGCGCGCTGTCCGACGTCGGCGCGGCCTGGTACTACGACTGGGCCCCGCACGACGACGAGGTGCCCGGCCCGGCCGGTGTCGAGTTCGTGCCGATGATCTGGGGCGCCAAGGACGTGACCGACGCCACCCTGAAGAAGGCGAAGGCCGAGGGCGACGTGCTGCTCGGCTTCAACGAACCGGACCTGGCCGAGCAGTCGAACATGAGCGTCGAGGCCGCCCTGGACGCCTGGCCCCGGCTGGAGGAGACCGGGATGCGGCTGGTCAGCCCGGCGGTCGCGTTCGGCGGGGACACCCCCGGCGGCTGGCTCGACCGCTTCATGACCGGTGCGAAGGCGAAAGGGCTGACAGTCGACGCGATCGCCCTGCACTGGTACGGCTCCGACTTCAGCGCCGCCTCGGTGAACCAGTTCCTGGGCTACGTCGACGCGGTCCACCAGCGGTACGGCAAACCGATCTGGATCACCGAGTTCGGCCTGATGAACTTCGGGGGCGCGCCGAAGTACCCGAGCGACGCGCAGAAGGTCCGTTTCATCAAGGGCGCGACCACCGGTCTGGAGAAGCGGTCGTACGTCGAGCGGTATGCCTGGTTCGGCCTGCCCGCGGTGGGGGACAGCGTCGACTTCGGGCTCTATCGCGACGGGGGCAGCCCCACGGAGGCGGGTAGGGCGTACCGGGAAGCGGGTTAG
- a CDS encoding DUF456 domain-containing protein, with amino-acid sequence MELSDTGTAVTLLSGLVILTGVIGVLMPVIPGLVLTWVGVLLWALLGDGSGGSRALVAILATVVFGIGIVVKFLWPGKKLRNTVPTSALLAGGVLGLIGFFVVPVIGLVLGFVLGVWLVELNRLGMERAWPSTRSAIGAVGLSLLVELASALLIAVIWLFGLAFA; translated from the coding sequence ATGGAACTGAGCGACACCGGTACGGCGGTCACCCTTCTCTCCGGCCTGGTGATCCTGACCGGGGTGATCGGCGTGCTGATGCCGGTGATCCCGGGCCTCGTGCTGACCTGGGTGGGCGTGCTGCTCTGGGCGCTGCTCGGCGACGGCTCCGGCGGGTCACGGGCGCTGGTCGCGATCCTGGCCACGGTGGTCTTCGGCATCGGGATCGTGGTCAAGTTCCTGTGGCCGGGCAAGAAACTGCGCAACACCGTTCCGACCTCGGCGCTGCTGGCCGGTGGAGTGCTGGGCCTGATCGGCTTCTTCGTGGTGCCGGTGATCGGCCTGGTGCTCGGCTTCGTGCTCGGCGTGTGGCTGGTCGAGCTGAACCGCCTCGGCATGGAGCGGGCCTGGCCCTCGACCCGTTCAGCGATCGGCGCGGTCGGGCTCTCCCTGCTGGTGGAGCTGGCGTCGGCCCTGCTGATCGCGGTGATCTGGCTCTTCGGCCTGGCCTTCGCCTAA
- a CDS encoding D-alanyl-D-alanine carboxypeptidase family protein: protein MPPADVAADMAVGGAALATHGLIVPAGSPAAPALTATTWMVADLDTGEVLGACGPHVYQTPASVQKTLLAATAIEQLDPKTKVTITDGDLDIEPGSSAVGVVVGGTYPVSTLWLGLLLNSGNDAANALARTAGGGGPDGQAKTVAAMNAKAASIGARQTHAVTPSGLDGKGQFTSAYDLALIARVCFASADFRKYVLTESARMPAQKKPKVGGFQFQNENKLIYNYPGALGGKTGFTTVARHSYVGAATRNGRTLVATLLGAEARPKRGWEQGAALLDWGFALPAGSSVGKLVTPEEVAASAAASAPATGTQTAAGAGADAAAQAAHPGGPTGFTVAAAVGVAGILTATPLLLLLTQRRRRRLKRADDQAH, encoded by the coding sequence GTGCCACCGGCGGACGTCGCCGCGGACATGGCGGTCGGCGGGGCGGCCCTGGCCACCCACGGCCTGATCGTCCCGGCGGGCAGCCCGGCGGCCCCGGCGCTCACCGCGACCACCTGGATGGTCGCCGACCTGGACACCGGCGAGGTGCTCGGCGCGTGCGGGCCGCACGTCTACCAGACCCCGGCCAGCGTGCAGAAGACACTGCTGGCGGCTACCGCGATCGAACAGCTCGACCCCAAGACGAAGGTCACCATCACCGACGGCGACCTGGACATCGAACCCGGCAGTTCAGCGGTCGGTGTGGTCGTCGGCGGCACCTATCCGGTGTCGACACTGTGGCTCGGTCTGCTGCTCAACTCCGGCAACGACGCCGCCAACGCGCTCGCCCGCACGGCCGGCGGTGGTGGCCCGGACGGCCAGGCCAAGACGGTGGCCGCGATGAACGCCAAGGCGGCCTCGATCGGGGCCCGGCAGACCCATGCGGTCACGCCGTCCGGACTGGACGGCAAAGGACAGTTCACCAGCGCGTACGATCTCGCTCTCATCGCCCGGGTCTGTTTCGCCAGCGCCGATTTCCGTAAGTATGTGCTGACCGAGAGCGCCCGGATGCCGGCCCAGAAGAAGCCGAAGGTCGGCGGGTTCCAGTTCCAGAACGAGAACAAGCTGATCTACAACTATCCGGGCGCGCTCGGCGGGAAGACCGGATTCACCACCGTCGCCCGGCACAGTTACGTCGGCGCGGCCACCCGGAACGGGCGGACCCTGGTGGCCACCCTGCTCGGCGCCGAGGCCCGGCCGAAACGTGGCTGGGAACAGGGCGCGGCCCTGCTCGACTGGGGCTTCGCACTGCCCGCGGGCTCGTCGGTCGGGAAACTGGTCACGCCGGAGGAGGTCGCCGCCTCAGCCGCGGCGTCCGCACCCGCCACCGGGACCCAGACCGCGGCCGGAGCCGGGGCCGATGCCGCCGCCCAGGCTGCGCATCCCGGCGGTCCCACCGGCTTCACCGTGGCCGCCGCGGTGGGCGTGGCCGGGATACTGACCGCCACCCCACTGCTCCTGCTGCTGACCCAGCGCCGTCGCCGCCGCCTGAAACGAGCCGACGACCAGGCGCACTGA